A single genomic interval of Cucumis sativus cultivar 9930 chromosome 5, Cucumber_9930_V3, whole genome shotgun sequence harbors:
- the LOC101209506 gene encoding two-component response regulator ARR5: MARNHIFSRRRRSDQLDGLDRFPTSDSEVHVLAVDDSLVDRTVIERLLRLTACRVTAVDSGIRALQYLGLQDETNSQVGFDGLKVDMIITDYCMPGMTGYELLKKIKESSTLREIPVVIMSSENVVARIDRCLEEGAEDFIVKPVKLSDVKRLREYMVGDEKTGNERSGINKRKLREPCDQPSSSPSISSPASSDSSPSSPSPSSSPSDSLQSTPSSSEPSSPMSTPQSNASK, encoded by the exons ATGGCCAGAAACCACATCTTCTCCCGTCGCCGGAGGTCCGATCAGCTTGATGGTTTAGATCGTTTTCCCACCTCTGATTCTGAAGTACATGTTCTCGCCGTCGATGACAGCCTTGTCGACCGTACAGTAATTGAACGCCTCCTTCGTCTTACTGCCTGTCGAG TCACTGCAGTTGATAGTGGAATTAGAGCTTTACAATATCTTGGATTGCAAGATGAGACTAATTCCCAAGTTGGGTTTGAT GGGTTGAAGGTTGATATGATCATAACAGATTACTGTATGCCCGGAATGACAGGATACGAATTGCTTAAGAAAATTAAG GAATCATCAACTTTGAGAGAGATTCCGGTGGTAATTATGTCGTCGGAGAACGTGGTGGCGAGGATAGACAGATGTTTGGAGGAAGGAGCAGAAGATTTCATAGTGAAGCCGGTGAAACTATCTGATGTGAAACGGCTCAGAGAATATATGGTGGGGGATGAAAAGACTGGAAATGAAAGAAGTGGGATCAATAAAAGGAAGCTACGAGAGCCGTGTGATCAACCTTCATCATCACCGTCCATTTCATCACCAGCATCATCGGATTCCTCTCCATCATCTCCATCACCTTCATCATCACCGTCGGATTCGCTTCAGTCCACCCCATCATCATCAGAACCGTCATCTCCAATGTCCACTCCGCAATCGAACGCCTCTAAATGA
- the LOC101208197 gene encoding formin-like protein 4, protein MDSLSHLILFLFFLSLSPLSYSQLSPPQNIETYYPFPQPPSPSSSSVDHPPSSTSTKTIATAVAVTAVGVALISTFFFFLIQRYVIGRKRKTEVVNSGTGSGSGSAVPPAVAQSDFSRVDGNLKGFIVDENGLDVIYWKKLEQRKSKNSFDRDVEGNVKENRTKKSEPVQEIPLLRGKSSTSHVKIAPEDEDDSRITSPPPPPPPQVNQPPQFTAISVQAVGKSPSSSNLSSTAPTQSTGNQVPPKQSPMAVPPPPPPIPAKTNSRLPPPPPPIPKTNSRPPPPPPPIQPKTNSAGPPPPPIPAKANPSAPPPPPPKAGGSKLPLRPAPPKESNKSSAEASSSADNGQVKMKPLHWDKVNTANADHSMVWDKMTAGSFKFDGDLMEALFGYVATNRKSPRSEASSSATAVGRNSGPSQTFILEPKKSQNIAIVIKSLTVPRNDILDALNEGQGLETEVLEKLTRIALTQEEISQILAYKGDHQKLADAESFLYHLLKSVPSAFTRFNAMLFRLNFTSDILHHKESLQTLESACKELRTRGLFMKLLEAILKAGNRLNAGTARGNARAFNLTALRKLSDVRSTDGKTTLLHFVVQEVIRAEGKRCVLNRNKSLSRNSSRSSDNSFSSLENSAAKEDRVKEYMMLGLPVVGGLSSEFSHVKKASAIDYESFVKAGTSLTSRTEEIRKLLTQMGNNEGGFAKEMREFLDAAENELKMVREAQTKVMDLVMKTTEYYQAGSSKDKETNRLQLFIIIKDFLEMVDRVCVEITRDLQRKRSSAVNAGTGSGSLPGRSKAIFHNLPENFMSDKSRGSSSDTDDEF, encoded by the exons ATGGATTCTCTATCGCACCTtattctcttcctcttcttcctttctctttccCCTCTTTCCTACTCCCAACTCAGCCCCCCTCAAAATATCGAAACTTACTACCCTTTCCCTCAACCGCCCTCGCCCTCCTCTTCTTCAGTTGACCATCCGCCATCGTCCACGTCCACCAAGACCATCGCCACCGCGGTGGCCGTCACTGCTGTCGGTGTTGCTCTGATttccaccttcttcttctttttaatacaGAGATATGTTATCggaagaaagaggaaaacagAGGTCGTAAATTCAGGGACGGGTTCGGGTTCGGGTTCGGCAGTGCCACCGGCGGTTGCGCAGAGTGATTTTTCGCGGGTTGATGGGAATCTTAAAGGCTTTATTGTGGATGAAAATGGGTTGGATGTGATTTATTGGAAGAAACTTGAACAAAGGAAATCCAAAAATAGCTTTGATCGGGATGTTGAAGGTAATGTTAAGGAAAACCGAACAAAAAAGTCTGAGCCTGTTCAAGAAATTCCTCTGCTTCGAGGAAAATCTTCAACTTCGCATGTTAAAATTGCACCCGAAGATGAAGACGATAGTCGGATTACATCGCCACCGCCTCCTCCGCCGCCCCAGGTTAACCAACCTCCGCAATTTACTGCGATTTCGGTTCAGGCTGTTGGAAAATCACCAAGTAGTTCAAATCTTTCATCAACAGCACCAACGCAATCGACGGGAAATCAGGTACCTCCGAAACAATCTCCAATGGCCGTTCCGCCACCGCCCCCACCTATTCCAGCCAAGACCAATTCAAGACTGCCGCCGCCGCCACCTCCCATTCCCAAGACCAATTCAAGACCGCCGCCACCGCCGCCTCCTATTCAACCCAAGACCAACTCCGCAGGACCACCTCCTCCTCCTATACCGGCCAAGGCAAATCCGTCAGCACCACCGCCACCACCGCCCAAGGCCGGCGGTTCAAAATTACCCTTAAGGCCTGCACCTCCAAAAGAGAGTAACAAATCTTCTGCAGAGGCTTCTTCATCAGCTGACAATGGTCAGGTTAAAATGAAGCCCCTGCATTGGGATAAAGTGAACACTGCCAATGCCGATCATTCCATGGTTTGGGACAAAATGACCGCCGGTTCTTTCAA ATTCGATGGGGATCTTATGGAAGCTCTCTTTGGATATGTCGCAACCAACCGGAAATCCCCCCGGAGTGAAGCTAGTTCTTCAGCAACCGCCGTTGGTCGGAACTCGGGGCCGTCGCAAACTTTCATTCTTGAACCGAAAAAATCTCAGAACATCGCCATTGTAATCAAGTCCTTAACAGTTCCTCGCAACGACATCCTCGATGCACTCAACGAAGGTCAAGGCCTGGAAACAGAAGTTCTTGAAAAACTCACAAGAATTGCTCTGACTCAAGAAGAAATTTCCCAAATTCTTGCTTACAAAGGAGATCACCAGAAGCTAGCTGATGCTGAATCTTTCCTTTACCATCTTCTCAAATCGGTTCCATCGGCCTTTACGCGCTTCAACGCCATGCTTTTCCGATTGAATTTTACATCAGATATTCTCCATCACAAGGAATCTCTACAAACTCTGGAATCCGCTTGCAAGGAGCTTAGGACACGAGGATTGTTTATGAAACTTCTTGAAGCAATTCTCAAAGCTGGGAACCGGTTGAATGCAGGAACTGCAAGAGGAAATGCCAGAGCTTTCAATCTTACAGCTCTTCGAAAGCTCTCTGATGTTCGAAGCACTGATGGGAAAACCACTTTGCTTCATTTTGTAGTCCAGGAAGTGATCAGGGCAGAAGGGAAAAGGTGTGTTTTAAACAGGAACAAGAGCTTGAGCCGTAATAGCAGCCGTAGCAGCGACAACAGCTTTAGCAGCTTAGAAAACTCGGCTGCGAAGGAGGACAGAGTGAAGGAATACATGATGTTGGGATTGCCAGTGGTGGGAGGTCTAAGCTCCGAATTCTCTCATGTAAAGAAAGCGTCGGCGATCGACTACGAGAGCTTCGTCAAGGCAGGGACGTCCCTGACTAGTCGAACCGAAGAAATCCGGAAGCTCCTGACTCAAATGGGGAACAATGAAGGTGGGTTTGCGAAGGAAATGAGAGAATTTCTTGATGCAGCAGAGAATGAGCTGAAGATGGTAAGAGAAGCACAAACGAAGGTGATGGATTTAGTGATGAAGACAACAGAGTATTATCAGGCAGGAAGTTCTAAAGATAAAGAAACAAATCGGCTTCaattgtttattataattaaagattttCTAGAAATGGTAGATCGAGTTTGTGTTGAAATTACTCGAGATCTCCAGAGGAAGAGATCGTCAGCAGTAAATGCAGGCACAGGTTCGGGTTCGTTGCCGGGGAGATCAAAAGCCATTTTCCATAACTTGCCGGAAAATTTTATGTCAGACAAGTCTAGAGGGAGTTCTAGTGATACAGATGATGAATTCTGA
- the LOC101209261 gene encoding protein WVD2-like 7: MEESFVVDVLNDEHTVEENASTKPLLEVSVSFGRFENDLLSWEKWSTFSPNKYLEEVEKYATPGSVAQKRAYFEAHYKKIADRKTKLLEEEREMEFNTTVSNGGGDLMMDHSERADSESETSNHHVSVEEVDQTTMLTGELSSVYHEVVKNDVESNVECESLPDGEKEEPDGKFDCVGSDSEISKQEEVVVKEVETPTPTPTPPVESSQTTKEPPQKLVNKVSAVSKVKQQILKPNRPKESKKITPIVKERNSASVKKKPISSTAKAPQILTPKLSKTTPGPTTPAARSSVLRSSVNKGSNSSLLRSRNPSSIESKKVAPKSLHMSLSLGTPNSDPSSVNGIRRSFIMEKMGDKDIVKRAFKTFQNSLNQMKSSPQEEKSSAPKKVPAKERETTKISTPVAAKKENGGMHKLSGTIRGADNKTARVAPSQKLEGKVNAKVIGRTNLQSKSKVAPSQKMEEKFNAREGGRTNLLSKSKDASRNGLRS, from the exons ATGGAGGAATCGTTTGTGGTCGATGTTCTAAACGACGAACATACG GTGGAAGAGAATGCTTCGACCAAACCACTTCTTGAGGTTTCGGTTTCTTTTGGTAGATTTGAGAATGATTTATTGTCTTGGGAGAAATGGTCGACTTTTTCTCCTAATAAGTATTTGGAAGAAGTTGAGAAGTACGCAACTCCCGGATCTGTTGCTCAGAAGAGGGCTTACTTTGAAGCTCATTACAAGAAGATAGCGGATAGGAAGACTAAGTTACTGGAGGAAGAGAGGGAAATGGAATTTAATACTACTGTATCGAATGGTGGAGGAGATCTGATGATGGATCATAGTGAAAGGGCTGATTCTGAATCCGAGACGTCCAACCACCATGTTTCCGTTGAAGAAGTTGACCAAACCACGATGTTGACTGGCGAACTCAGTAGTGTTTATCATGAAGTGGTGAAGAATGATGTTGAAAGTAATGTAGAATGTGAAAGCTTACCAGATGGTGAAAAGGAAGAGCCTGATGGAAAATTTGATTGTGTTGGTTCCGACTCCGAAATAAGCAAACAAGAAGAGGTTGTAGTGAAAGAAGTAGAAACTCCTACTCCTACTCCTACTCCTCCGGTTGAATCATCTCAAACCACGAAGGAACCTCCACAAAAATTGGTAAATAAAGTATCAGCAGTATCTAAAGTCAAACAGCAGATTCTGAAACCAAATCGACCAAAAGAATCTAAGAAG ATCACTCCAATAGTTAAGGAACGAAACAGTGCAAGTGTCAAGAAGAAACCGATATCGTCCACAGCCAAAGCACCCCAGATTTTGACCCCCAAACTCTCCAAGACAACACCAGGACCCACCACACCTGCAGCGCGGTCTTCTGTGTTGCGGTCCTCTGTAAACAAGGGAAGTAATTCGTCTCTATTAAGGAGCCGGAATCCATCTTCTATTGAAAGCAAGAAAGTAGCACCCAAGTCTCTGCATATGTCTCTTAGTCTGGGAACTCCCAACTCTGATCCATCTTCTGTTAACGGAATTAGAAGATCTTTCATCATGGAGAAAATGGGCGACAAGGACATTGTAAAACGGGCATTTAAGACATTTCAGAACAGTTTGAACCAAATGAAATCGTCTCCTCAGGAGGAGAAGTCTTCTGCTCCAAAGAAG GTTCCTgcgaaagagagagaaacaacaaaaatctCCACTCCCGTGGCTGCTAAAAAGGAGAATGGAGG GATGCACAAATTAAGTGGTACAATAAGAGGTGCAGACAACAAAACTGCCAGGGTTGCTCCATCTCAAAAGTTGGAAGGGAAAGTCAATGCAAAAGTGATTGGGAGAACAAACCTCCAATCAAAATCTAAGGTTGCCCCATCTCAGAAAATGGAGGAGAAATTTAATGCCAGGGAGGGAGGAAGAACAAATCTTCTATCAAAATCAAAG GATGCTTCAAGAAACGGGCTTCGCTCTTAA